The following are from one region of the Streptomyces tuirus genome:
- the treS gene encoding maltose alpha-D-glucosyltransferase: MIVNEPVPDTFEDTPARDRDPEWFKRAVFYEVLVRSFQDSNGDGVGDLKGLTAKLDYLQWLGVDCLWLPPFFKSPLRDGGYDVSDYTAVLPEFGDLADFVEFVDAAHQRGMRVIIDFVMNHTSDQHPWFQESRKDPDGPYGDYYVWADDDKQFQDARIIFVDTEASNWTYDPVRKQYYWHRFFSHQPDLNYENPAVQEEMISALKFWLDLGIDGFRLDAVPYLYQQEDTNCENLPETHDFLKRVRKEIDAQYPDTVLLAEANQWPEDVVDYFGDYPSGGDECHMAFHFPVMPRIFMAVRRESRYPVSEILAKTPAIPSGCQWGIFLRNHDELTLEMVTDEERDYMWAEYAKDPRMRANIGIRRRLAPLLDNDRNQIELFTALLLSLPGSPILYYGDEIGMGDNIWLGDRDAVRTPMQWTPDRNAGFSSCDPGRLFLPTIMDPVYGYQVTSVEASMASPSSLLHWTRRMIEIRKQNPAFGLGSYTELPSTNPAVLAFLREYEDDLVLCVNNFSRFAQPTELDLSAFEGRHPVELFGGVRFPAIGELPYLLTLGGHGFYWFRLRRETM; the protein is encoded by the coding sequence ATGATCGTCAACGAACCCGTTCCGGACACCTTCGAGGACACCCCTGCCAGGGACCGTGACCCGGAGTGGTTCAAGCGCGCCGTCTTCTACGAGGTGCTCGTCCGCTCCTTCCAGGACAGCAACGGAGACGGCGTCGGCGACCTCAAGGGCCTGACCGCGAAGCTGGACTACCTCCAGTGGCTCGGCGTCGACTGCCTGTGGCTGCCGCCGTTCTTCAAGTCACCCCTGCGCGACGGCGGCTACGACGTCTCCGACTACACGGCCGTGCTGCCCGAGTTCGGCGACCTGGCCGACTTCGTGGAGTTCGTCGACGCCGCCCACCAGCGCGGCATGCGCGTGATCATCGACTTCGTCATGAACCACACCAGCGACCAGCACCCCTGGTTCCAGGAGTCGCGCAAGGACCCCGACGGCCCCTACGGCGACTACTACGTGTGGGCCGACGACGATAAGCAGTTCCAGGACGCGCGGATCATCTTCGTCGACACCGAGGCCTCCAACTGGACCTACGACCCGGTCCGCAAGCAGTACTACTGGCACCGCTTCTTCTCCCACCAGCCGGACCTCAACTACGAGAACCCGGCCGTGCAGGAGGAGATGATCTCCGCCCTGAAGTTCTGGCTGGACCTGGGCATCGACGGGTTCCGGCTGGACGCGGTGCCGTACCTGTACCAGCAGGAGGACACGAACTGCGAGAACCTCCCGGAGACGCACGACTTCCTGAAGCGGGTGCGCAAGGAGATCGACGCGCAGTACCCGGACACGGTGCTGCTGGCGGAGGCCAACCAGTGGCCCGAGGACGTCGTCGACTACTTCGGCGACTACCCGAGCGGCGGCGACGAGTGCCACATGGCCTTCCACTTCCCGGTCATGCCGCGCATCTTCATGGCCGTACGCCGCGAGTCGCGCTACCCGGTGTCCGAGATCCTGGCCAAGACCCCGGCCATCCCCTCGGGCTGCCAGTGGGGCATCTTCCTGCGCAACCACGACGAGTTGACGCTCGAGATGGTCACCGACGAAGAGCGCGACTACATGTGGGCCGAGTACGCCAAGGACCCCCGCATGCGCGCCAACATCGGCATCCGCCGCAGGCTCGCACCCCTGCTGGACAACGACCGCAACCAGATCGAGCTGTTCACGGCCCTGCTGCTGTCGCTGCCGGGCTCGCCGATCCTGTACTACGGCGACGAGATCGGCATGGGCGACAACATCTGGCTCGGCGACCGGGACGCCGTGCGCACGCCGATGCAGTGGACGCCCGACCGCAACGCGGGGTTCTCCTCGTGCGACCCGGGACGGCTGTTCCTGCCCACGATCATGGACCCGGTCTACGGCTACCAGGTCACGAGCGTCGAGGCGTCCATGGCCTCGCCGTCCTCGCTGCTGCACTGGACCCGCCGCATGATCGAGATCCGCAAGCAGAACCCGGCCTTCGGGCTCGGCTCGTACACCGAGCTGCCGTCGACGAACCCGGCGGTGCTGGCGTTCCTGCGCGAGTACGAGGACGACCTGGTGCTGTGCGTCAACAACTTCTCGCGGTTCGCGCAGCCCACGGAGCTGGATCTGAGCGCCTTCGAGGGGCGGCACCCGGTGGAGCTGTTCGGCGGGGTGCGCTTCCCGGCCATCGGCGAGCTGCCATACCTGCTGACCCTCGGGGGCCACGGGTTCTACTGGTTCAGGCTCCGCAGAGAGACCATGTGA